One genomic segment of Salinigranum rubrum includes these proteins:
- a CDS encoding succinate dehydrogenase hydrophobic membrane anchor subunit — protein MAERYSSFKPGGRRWLWQRITAAFLVIVLAFHFFLLHFVNHADEVTFAMSSARMEQLSYYSLMVLFLVTATFHGVNGVYNALVNQGLTGTKLQVVKGALVLASAVLVIQGIRTANAWAGFPTF, from the coding sequence ATGGCGGAACGCTACTCCTCGTTCAAGCCGGGCGGTCGGCGGTGGCTCTGGCAGCGCATCACGGCGGCGTTCCTCGTCATCGTGTTGGCCTTCCACTTCTTCCTGCTTCACTTCGTCAACCACGCCGACGAGGTGACGTTCGCCATGTCCTCCGCGCGGATGGAACAGCTCTCGTACTACTCGTTGATGGTCCTGTTCCTCGTGACGGCGACGTTCCACGGGGTCAACGGCGTCTACAACGCGCTCGTGAACCAGGGCCTCACGGGCACGAAACTTCAGGTCGTGAAGGGCGCGCTCGTGCTCGCCAGCGCGGTGCTCGTCATCCAGGGCATCCGCACGGCGAACGCGTGGGCGGGCTTCCCGACGTTCTAA
- the sdhC gene encoding succinate dehydrogenase, cytochrome b556 subunit yields the protein MSKYHSRGLVEDFGRWREFSAGMWAWVFHKFTGWVLVGYLFTHIAVLSTALSGDAAYTNTIQALESLLVVRILEVGLLAVAVFHILNGLRLLLVDLGVGLEAQDKSFYASLVLTGAIVVASVPTFMAGVF from the coding sequence ATGAGTAAGTATCACAGTCGAGGCCTCGTCGAGGACTTCGGCCGGTGGCGGGAGTTCTCCGCCGGGATGTGGGCCTGGGTGTTCCACAAGTTCACGGGCTGGGTGCTCGTGGGATACCTCTTCACCCACATCGCGGTCCTCTCGACCGCGCTATCGGGTGACGCGGCGTACACCAACACCATCCAGGCGCTGGAGAGCCTCCTCGTCGTTCGCATCCTCGAAGTGGGGCTCCTCGCGGTGGCGGTGTTCCACATCCTCAACGGGTTGCGTCTGCTCCTCGTCGACCTCGGCGTCGGGCTGGAGGCACAGGACAAGAGCTTCTACGCGTCGCTCGTTCTGACGGGCGCCATCGTCGTCGCGAGCGTGCCGACGTTCATGGCAGGGGTGTTCTGA